One genomic window of Sphingopyxis sp. OPL5 includes the following:
- a CDS encoding efflux RND transporter periplasmic adaptor subunit has protein sequence MTDATTAVRWRAGILAAVLIAGGGGYWLGQRGQSDAPSGATSDGRKILYYYDPMFPNQKFDKPGKSPFMDMQLEPKYADEGGANGAPGISVDPAARQSLGMRVVAAELGSLAATFDVNGTVDFNQRDVAIVQARSGGFLERVYRLAPGDVIGAGTPIADLQLPEWGSAQAEYLSVKKLGRPELTAAAKQRLRLIGMPEGVIAEVDRSGRTGGRMTVRAPIGGVIQALNARAGVTLAAGQTLAEISGLGTVWLNAALPEAQAGSVQVGQRASAKLTAFPGEAFAGRVVAILPTAAADSRTLTVRIELANRGGRLRPGMFAVVALGGDAKPALLVPSEAVIRTGTRSIVMLDRGDGRYHPAEVVAGREGGGKTEILRGLAPGEKVVASGQFLLDSEASLTGLAVRPLDPAQ, from the coding sequence ATGACCGATGCAACGACAGCGGTGCGGTGGCGCGCCGGGATTTTGGCTGCCGTGCTGATCGCAGGCGGCGGCGGCTATTGGCTCGGACAGCGCGGCCAGAGCGACGCTCCGTCCGGCGCCACGAGCGATGGGCGCAAGATCCTCTATTATTACGACCCGATGTTCCCGAACCAGAAGTTCGACAAGCCCGGCAAGTCGCCCTTCATGGATATGCAGCTCGAGCCCAAATATGCCGATGAGGGCGGCGCGAACGGCGCCCCCGGCATATCGGTCGATCCCGCCGCGCGGCAAAGCCTCGGCATGCGCGTCGTCGCCGCCGAATTGGGCAGCCTCGCGGCGACCTTCGACGTCAACGGAACGGTGGACTTCAACCAGCGCGACGTCGCGATCGTGCAAGCGCGCTCGGGCGGCTTCCTCGAGCGCGTCTACCGCCTCGCACCCGGCGACGTCATCGGCGCCGGCACGCCGATCGCCGACCTGCAACTGCCCGAATGGGGCAGCGCGCAAGCCGAATATCTGAGCGTCAAGAAACTCGGCCGCCCCGAACTCACCGCCGCGGCTAAGCAGCGGCTGCGGCTGATAGGCATGCCCGAAGGCGTGATTGCCGAGGTCGACCGGAGCGGACGGACCGGCGGCCGGATGACCGTCCGCGCCCCGATCGGCGGGGTGATCCAGGCGCTCAATGCCCGCGCCGGGGTGACGCTCGCTGCCGGACAGACGCTCGCCGAAATCTCGGGCCTCGGCACAGTCTGGCTCAACGCCGCGCTTCCCGAAGCGCAGGCCGGCTCGGTGCAGGTCGGCCAGCGTGCGAGCGCCAAGCTCACCGCCTTTCCCGGCGAGGCCTTCGCCGGCCGGGTCGTCGCGATCCTGCCGACCGCCGCGGCGGACAGCCGGACGCTGACGGTGCGCATCGAGCTTGCCAACCGCGGCGGTCGCCTGCGTCCCGGCATGTTCGCGGTCGTGGCGCTCGGGGGCGATGCCAAGCCGGCGCTGCTGGTGCCGAGCGAAGCGGTGATCCGCACCGGCACGCGCAGCATCGTGATGCTCGATAGGGGCGATGGCCGCTATCATCCCGCCGAGGTGGTCGCTGGCCGCGAGGGCGGCGGCAAGACCGAGATATTGCGCGGCCTCGCCCCCGGCGAGAAGGTCGTCGCCTCCGGCCAGTTCCTGCTCGACTCCGAAGCGAGCCTGACCGGCCTTGCGGTCCGGCCGCTGGACCCGGCGCAATGA
- a CDS encoding TolC family protein has product MRIFLAAAMLIPISSALHAEPMTLDAALRLAETQAPELRGREAGIDAAESSAIAADRLPDPKLNVTLQDFPVTGPDAGRLNRDDFTMQVIGISQDFPNPAKRRARATRAQADIGIARADEAVTAQDVRLATALAWVDLFYAKKRLKELDLLDADLDGLQATVTARLASGAARPAQALEPEQLRAQVQDRRSALTSEIARARAQLARFTGDPAADTAGDPPSPMIDEVALRAGIDALPRLRALDARALAADADTGLARADKRPDWTVNAAYGRREPNYGDLVTLGVTIDLPFFAKKRQDPKIAARASEATRARLDREAAKRDIAAALDADLADHLMHHEQLGNARSRLVPLAKKRAELDLASYAAGKLDLGAALLSTLALAEAEVDALAREAEVARDAIRINYIYGETAR; this is encoded by the coding sequence ATGCGCATATTCCTAGCGGCAGCGATGCTGATCCCGATATCGTCCGCGCTTCATGCCGAACCGATGACGCTCGACGCTGCTCTCAGGCTGGCGGAGACGCAGGCCCCCGAGCTGCGCGGACGCGAAGCCGGGATCGATGCGGCCGAGTCTTCGGCGATCGCCGCCGACCGGCTGCCCGACCCGAAACTCAACGTCACCTTGCAGGATTTCCCGGTGACCGGGCCCGATGCAGGCCGGCTCAATCGCGACGATTTTACGATGCAGGTGATCGGCATCAGCCAGGATTTCCCCAATCCCGCGAAACGAAGGGCGCGCGCCACGCGCGCGCAAGCCGACATCGGGATCGCGCGCGCCGACGAAGCGGTCACCGCGCAAGACGTCCGGCTGGCAACGGCGCTCGCCTGGGTCGATCTCTTCTATGCGAAGAAAAGGCTGAAGGAACTCGATCTGCTCGACGCCGACCTTGATGGGCTGCAGGCGACGGTCACGGCGCGGCTGGCCAGCGGCGCGGCCCGCCCGGCGCAGGCGCTCGAGCCTGAACAGCTTCGCGCCCAAGTCCAGGACCGCCGTAGCGCCCTGACTTCCGAGATCGCGCGTGCCCGCGCCCAGCTCGCGCGCTTTACCGGCGATCCCGCGGCTGACACGGCGGGCGACCCGCCGTCCCCGATGATCGACGAAGTGGCGCTGCGCGCCGGCATCGACGCGCTGCCGCGGCTGCGCGCGCTCGATGCGCGCGCGCTTGCGGCCGATGCCGACACCGGCCTCGCGCGTGCCGACAAGCGCCCCGACTGGACCGTCAATGCCGCCTATGGCCGGCGCGAGCCCAATTATGGCGACCTCGTCACGCTAGGGGTCACGATCGACCTGCCCTTCTTCGCGAAGAAAAGGCAGGACCCGAAGATCGCCGCGCGCGCCAGCGAAGCGACGCGCGCGCGGCTCGACCGCGAAGCGGCGAAGCGCGATATCGCCGCCGCGCTCGACGCCGATCTCGCCGACCATCTTATGCACCATGAGCAGCTCGGCAATGCGCGGTCGCGGCTGGTGCCGCTCGCGAAGAAGCGCGCCGAACTCGACCTTGCGAGTTACGCCGCCGGCAAACTCGATCTCGGCGCCGCGCTGCTGTCAACGCTCGCGCTGGCCGAAGCCGAGGTCGATGCGCTGGCGCGCGAGGCCGAGGTCGCGCGCGACGCGATCCGGATCAATTATATCTATGGGGAGACTGCGCGATGA
- a CDS encoding heavy metal translocating P-type ATPase: MDDHQDAANASGAATDPVCGMAVDPATTAHATTHGGVHHYFCSAGCLAKFEADPDRYAQKAEPVAAQASEGAIWTCPMHPEIQRPGPGSCPICGMALEPVMPAASDGPSEDYRDMRRRFWIGLLLALPVLALEMGGHMTGLHQFVGRQTNNWVQMLLATPVVLWAGWPFFERAWLSIRNKSLNMFTLIAMGTGVAWSYSMIAALVPQIFPAAFRAADGSVAVYFEAAAVITVLVLLGQVLELRARETTSGAIRALLDLTPKLARRVRGDGSDEEVALELVAVGDVLRIRPGEKVPVDGIVLEGRGTVDESLVTGESMPVTKTVGDALIGGTINQTGGLLMRSEKVGRDTMLARIVQMVADAQRSRAPIQRLADTVSGWFVPGVIAVAIAAFVIWSLVGPTPAMAYGLIAAVSVLIIACPCALGLATPMSIMVGVGRGAEAGVLIKNAEALERMEKVDTLVVDKTGTLTEGKPSVVAIEITDGFDESELLRIAASLERSSEHPLAAAIVKAAEDRGLVLVEPSGVDQPVGKGIVGAVEERAVVLGNAAFLQEYDVDLAAVAEAADRLRADGATAIYVAVNGKAAGVIAIADPVKATTSEALSALREAGIRVIMLTGDNRVTAEAIARRLGIADVEADVLPDQKSAVVQRLRDEGRIVAMAGDGVNDAPALAAADVGIAMGSGTDVAIESAGVTLLRGDLLGIVRARHLSHATMANIRQNLFFAFAYNVAGIPIAAGALYPLFGLLLSPIIAAAAMALSSVSVIANSLRLRFVKI; encoded by the coding sequence GTGGACGACCATCAGGATGCAGCTAATGCCAGCGGGGCCGCTACCGATCCGGTCTGCGGCATGGCCGTTGACCCGGCAACGACGGCGCATGCCACCACGCACGGCGGTGTTCACCACTATTTCTGCAGCGCCGGCTGCCTTGCGAAGTTCGAGGCCGACCCGGATCGCTACGCGCAGAAGGCGGAGCCGGTAGCAGCCCAAGCCTCCGAGGGCGCGATCTGGACCTGCCCGATGCATCCCGAAATTCAGCGACCTGGTCCGGGAAGCTGCCCGATCTGCGGCATGGCGCTCGAACCCGTCATGCCAGCCGCGTCGGATGGTCCCAGCGAAGACTATCGCGACATGCGGCGGCGCTTCTGGATCGGACTCTTGCTCGCACTGCCCGTCCTCGCGCTCGAAATGGGCGGCCACATGACCGGCCTTCATCAATTTGTCGGTCGCCAGACGAACAATTGGGTTCAGATGCTGCTCGCGACCCCGGTGGTCTTGTGGGCGGGCTGGCCCTTCTTCGAGCGCGCCTGGCTCTCGATCCGCAACAAGAGCCTCAACATGTTCACCCTCATCGCAATGGGAACGGGGGTGGCCTGGAGCTACAGCATGATCGCGGCGCTCGTGCCGCAGATTTTCCCTGCCGCCTTTCGTGCGGCCGATGGCTCGGTCGCCGTCTATTTCGAGGCGGCAGCGGTCATCACCGTGCTCGTCCTGCTCGGCCAGGTGCTCGAGCTGCGAGCACGGGAGACAACGAGCGGCGCGATCCGCGCGCTCCTCGACCTCACGCCGAAGCTGGCCCGCCGTGTCCGCGGCGACGGCAGCGACGAAGAAGTCGCACTCGAGCTAGTTGCAGTTGGAGACGTGCTGCGTATCCGTCCGGGGGAAAAGGTTCCCGTCGACGGAATTGTCCTCGAGGGCCGCGGTACGGTGGACGAGTCGCTCGTCACGGGCGAGTCGATGCCCGTCACCAAGACCGTCGGCGACGCGCTCATCGGCGGGACGATCAACCAGACCGGCGGTCTGCTGATGCGAAGCGAGAAGGTTGGCCGCGACACGATGCTGGCCCGCATCGTGCAGATGGTTGCGGACGCGCAGCGCAGCCGGGCGCCAATCCAGCGCCTTGCCGACACCGTTTCGGGGTGGTTCGTGCCTGGTGTGATCGCGGTTGCCATCGCTGCGTTCGTCATATGGTCGCTGGTTGGTCCGACGCCGGCGATGGCCTACGGTCTGATCGCGGCGGTCTCGGTGCTGATTATTGCCTGTCCCTGCGCGCTCGGCCTCGCAACGCCGATGTCGATCATGGTGGGCGTGGGACGCGGCGCCGAAGCCGGCGTCCTGATCAAGAATGCCGAAGCGCTCGAGCGGATGGAAAAGGTTGATACGCTCGTCGTCGACAAGACAGGGACCCTTACCGAAGGCAAGCCCTCTGTCGTCGCCATCGAAATCACCGACGGGTTTGACGAAAGCGAACTGCTTCGTATCGCAGCGAGCCTTGAGCGTAGTAGCGAGCATCCACTGGCGGCCGCGATCGTCAAGGCTGCCGAAGATCGCGGGTTGGTGCTTGTCGAGCCTTCGGGGGTTGATCAGCCGGTGGGCAAGGGCATCGTCGGCGCCGTCGAAGAGAGGGCGGTCGTGCTTGGCAACGCCGCCTTTCTCCAGGAATATGACGTTGACCTCGCCGCGGTGGCTGAAGCCGCCGATCGTCTCCGTGCAGACGGCGCGACCGCGATCTATGTCGCCGTCAACGGCAAGGCAGCTGGTGTCATCGCCATCGCCGACCCGGTTAAGGCGACGACGAGCGAGGCGCTGTCGGCGCTCCGCGAGGCGGGAATCAGGGTCATCATGCTGACCGGCGACAATCGCGTCACGGCCGAAGCGATCGCGCGGCGCCTCGGCATTGCCGATGTCGAGGCGGATGTCCTGCCCGACCAGAAGAGCGCCGTCGTCCAGCGGCTCCGCGACGAGGGGCGGATCGTCGCGATGGCGGGGGACGGGGTCAATGACGCACCCGCTCTCGCTGCCGCCGATGTCGGCATCGCGATGGGATCGGGAACCGACGTCGCCATCGAAAGCGCCGGCGTGACGCTGCTGCGCGGGGACCTCCTCGGCATCGTTCGGGCGCGGCATCTCAGCCATGCGACGATGGCGAACATCCGGCAGAATCTCTTCTTCGCCTTCGCCTATAATGTCGCGGGCATACCCATTGCGGCGGGCGCGCTTTATCCGCTGTTCGGGCTGCTGCTCTCGCCGATCATCGCGGCGGCCGCGATGGCGCTCTCCTCGGTCAGCGTGATCGCCAATTCTCTCCGGCTGCGGTTCGTGAAAATCTGA
- the copD gene encoding copper homeostasis membrane protein CopD, which produces MSDALMMGVRFALFANLMLIVGLAAFPLYASRSGEGQERDFTAPLRWLCTLGLLVSVAGMAILTASMQGVGLFAIDADMVFSIVRDSDAGTAWLVRIAALAGALAATWWLQRKPGAAGWLIAGTGSIALATLVWSGHAGATEGLAGTIHRASDALHMIAAAVWLGAIAAFLLLLRPGGQPDQRDVDATAQSLDRFARVGTICVIVIAATGLVNGQMIVGVQNIGSSLASPYGQMLLAKLVLFALMLGLAAANRWRLTPALRSAVDNPDKIDETGPASALAAMRRSLAIEALAGLAILALVAWFGMLEPYVAR; this is translated from the coding sequence GTGAGCGACGCCTTGATGATGGGTGTCAGGTTCGCGCTGTTCGCGAACCTGATGCTTATCGTGGGGCTGGCGGCTTTCCCGCTTTATGCGTCGCGATCCGGCGAAGGACAGGAGCGGGATTTTACAGCACCGCTCCGCTGGCTCTGTACCTTGGGATTGCTTGTCTCGGTTGCCGGGATGGCGATCCTGACTGCCAGCATGCAGGGCGTCGGTCTCTTCGCGATCGACGCGGACATGGTCTTTTCGATTGTGAGAGACAGCGACGCGGGAACGGCATGGCTTGTGCGCATCGCCGCGCTGGCCGGCGCGCTGGCAGCGACCTGGTGGCTCCAGCGAAAACCGGGTGCGGCCGGATGGTTGATCGCAGGCACGGGCTCGATTGCCCTCGCCACTTTGGTCTGGTCGGGCCATGCCGGGGCAACCGAGGGCCTCGCCGGCACGATCCACCGCGCGAGCGACGCGCTGCACATGATCGCTGCCGCTGTCTGGCTCGGCGCTATCGCCGCCTTCCTTTTGCTGCTCAGGCCCGGTGGGCAGCCCGACCAGCGCGACGTTGACGCCACGGCGCAGAGCCTCGATCGGTTTGCCCGCGTCGGGACGATTTGCGTGATCGTGATCGCCGCGACGGGTCTGGTGAACGGGCAGATGATCGTCGGGGTCCAGAATATAGGATCGTCCCTGGCTTCGCCTTATGGCCAGATGCTTCTCGCAAAGCTTGTCCTTTTCGCCCTAATGCTCGGTCTCGCGGCAGCGAACCGCTGGCGCCTTACTCCGGCCCTACGTTCGGCCGTCGACAATCCGGACAAGATCGACGAGACCGGACCAGCCAGCGCCTTGGCGGCGATGCGCCGCAGCCTCGCGATCGAAGCTTTGGCCGGGCTTGCCATCCTCGCTCTCGTTGCGTGGTTCGGGATGCTCGAACCCTATGTCGCCCGTTGA
- the copC gene encoding copper homeostasis periplasmic binding protein CopC, whose amino-acid sequence MFKSFLPSVTAAAALLLMPNAASAHTKLVGSTPAANSTVSKVTSVNLQFNEKVVASTVKTELVMTGMPGMANHAPMKIPTTSMMGKDGKSTMLMVKRALVPGSYKVKWSAAGADTHRMGGEFSFTVK is encoded by the coding sequence ATGTTCAAGTCGTTTCTCCCCTCTGTCACGGCCGCCGCCGCGCTGCTTCTCATGCCGAATGCCGCGAGCGCCCACACCAAGCTCGTCGGTTCCACCCCGGCTGCCAATTCGACCGTCTCGAAGGTGACGTCGGTCAATCTGCAGTTCAACGAAAAGGTCGTCGCATCCACGGTGAAGACCGAACTGGTGATGACCGGCATGCCCGGCATGGCCAATCACGCGCCGATGAAGATCCCGACCACCTCGATGATGGGCAAGGACGGCAAATCGACGATGCTGATGGTCAAACGCGCGCTCGTCCCGGGAAGCTACAAGGTCAAATGGTCGGCCGCCGGCGCGGATACGCACCGCATGGGCGGTGAATTCAGCTTCACGGTGAAATAA
- a CDS encoding periplasmic heavy metal sensor yields MTSRRLLLFGLVAFIAALAGVLAGRLIVETPRASETELHSLLHSQLKLSPAQKVKLDRIEAKFALRRDALELDMRAANIRLAQAIEAEHGYGPRVTEAIDETHRVMGELQKETLQHLFAMRVVLDRDQAAMFDKTVVKALTADAR; encoded by the coding sequence ATGACCTCGCGCCGTTTGTTGCTCTTCGGGCTGGTGGCCTTCATCGCCGCCCTTGCCGGCGTGCTCGCTGGACGGCTCATTGTCGAGACCCCGCGCGCAAGCGAAACCGAATTGCATTCGCTGCTCCACAGCCAGCTCAAGCTCTCGCCCGCGCAAAAAGTGAAGCTCGACCGGATCGAGGCGAAATTCGCGCTGCGGCGCGACGCGCTCGAACTCGACATGCGCGCCGCCAATATCCGGCTCGCGCAGGCGATCGAGGCCGAGCATGGCTATGGTCCCCGCGTCACCGAGGCCATCGACGAGACTCACCGCGTGATGGGCGAACTGCAGAAGGAAACGCTGCAGCATCTGTTCGCGATGCGCGTCGTCCTCGATCGCGACCAGGCGGCGATGTTCGACAAGACCGTGGTCAAGGCGCTGACCGCCGATGCGCGGTGA
- a CDS encoding RNA polymerase sigma factor: MSLDLSFCSDRELVALARAGQQHAYREFLRRYKEPIFRLIRSNIGDPDEAMDLTQEAFVAGFAALGRYDADRPFQTWIARIALNKCRDWARRRAVRSFFARALPLESAHDVASEGPAPDAEAADRTELARVRAAMLRLAPNLREVIVLRGVEDLSQAETAELLQISEKTVETRLYRARMKLKTLLGETSARGAD; this comes from the coding sequence GTGAGCCTCGACCTCTCGTTTTGTAGCGACCGCGAGCTCGTCGCGCTTGCGCGAGCAGGACAACAGCACGCCTATCGGGAATTTCTCCGGCGCTACAAGGAGCCGATCTTCCGCCTGATCCGGAGCAATATCGGCGATCCCGACGAGGCGATGGATCTGACCCAGGAAGCCTTTGTCGCGGGCTTTGCGGCGCTTGGTCGTTATGACGCCGACCGGCCCTTTCAGACCTGGATAGCCCGTATCGCGCTCAACAAGTGCCGCGACTGGGCCCGGCGGCGCGCCGTCCGGTCCTTCTTTGCGCGCGCCCTCCCGCTCGAAAGCGCCCACGACGTCGCCAGCGAAGGGCCCGCTCCCGATGCCGAAGCCGCCGATCGCACCGAGCTCGCGCGCGTTCGCGCCGCGATGTTGCGCCTCGCGCCGAATCTGCGCGAGGTAATCGTTCTTCGCGGGGTCGAGGATCTCAGCCAGGCGGAAACCGCCGAATTGCTGCAGATCAGCGAAAAGACGGTCGAGACCCGGCTCTACCGCGCGCGCATGAAGTTGAAAACGCTGCTTGGCGAAACATCGGCGCGCGGCGCCGACTGA
- a CDS encoding copper resistance system multicopper oxidase — translation MQIDRRRFVAGALGGGTAAALAPWFPAWAQSVSPGIVAPLPTVSGNDITLRIARQTMRIDGKVSRAIGINGTVPAPLVRLKEGQTARLTVVNDLDEDSSIHWHGLILPFQMDGVPGVSFPGIKPRSQFVYEFPVVQSGTYWYHSHSGLQEQLGHYGPIVIDPAGADPIGYDREHVVVLSDHSQLSPEAIFRKLKVNPGHFNMQRQTLSGLLAGKDQPLAERIDWGKMRMDPTDVADVNGSTYSFLVNGHGPRDNWTALFNPGERVRLRIVNASAMTIFNVRIPGLRMTVVQADGLNVVPTEIDEFQIAVAETYDVIVTPVEDRAYTFVAEANDRSGMGRATLAPRAGMAAEVPPLRERPLATMKDMGMGDMSGGAMAGMAHSGGAMAGMAHSGGGDMGAMPMPAGDPACAPEHAKMGHCTPAGEGGAMAGMDHGSGGMQHSMRDFSVAPQVKRDPSVQTISPMPTDRMGEPGQGLDNVAHKVLTYHDLVALERNPDVRAASRSLDIHLTGNMERFMWSFDGVKMSDHHEPIPFIEGERVRINLINDSMMSHPIHLHGHFFELVTGKGDRSPRKHTVLVQPGGTASFDFTADALGDWAFHCHLLYHMHAGMMRVVSVRPKGDAA, via the coding sequence ATGCAGATAGACAGGCGTCGTTTCGTGGCTGGTGCATTGGGCGGAGGGACCGCGGCCGCGCTCGCACCCTGGTTTCCGGCCTGGGCGCAATCGGTGTCGCCCGGCATCGTCGCCCCGCTCCCTACGGTATCGGGCAATGACATCACCCTTCGCATCGCGCGCCAGACGATGCGGATCGACGGCAAGGTCAGCCGCGCGATCGGGATCAACGGAACGGTGCCTGCGCCGCTCGTCCGCCTCAAGGAGGGTCAGACCGCGCGCCTGACCGTCGTCAACGATCTTGACGAGGACAGCTCGATTCACTGGCATGGACTGATCCTGCCCTTCCAGATGGACGGCGTTCCCGGCGTCAGCTTCCCCGGCATTAAGCCGCGCTCGCAGTTCGTTTACGAGTTTCCGGTCGTCCAGTCGGGGACCTATTGGTATCACAGCCATTCGGGCCTGCAGGAACAGCTCGGCCATTATGGACCGATCGTGATCGATCCCGCGGGCGCCGATCCGATCGGCTATGACCGCGAGCATGTCGTCGTCCTCTCCGATCACAGCCAATTGTCGCCTGAGGCGATCTTCCGCAAGCTGAAGGTCAATCCCGGCCATTTCAACATGCAGCGCCAGACGCTCTCGGGCCTGCTCGCCGGCAAGGACCAGCCGCTCGCGGAACGCATCGACTGGGGCAAGATGCGCATGGATCCGACCGATGTTGCCGACGTCAACGGATCGACCTACAGCTTCCTCGTCAATGGCCATGGCCCGCGCGACAATTGGACCGCGCTCTTCAATCCCGGCGAGCGGGTGCGCCTGCGGATCGTCAACGCATCGGCGATGACGATCTTCAATGTCCGCATCCCGGGACTCAGGATGACCGTCGTGCAGGCCGATGGCCTCAACGTCGTGCCGACCGAGATCGACGAATTCCAGATCGCCGTCGCCGAAACCTATGATGTCATCGTGACGCCGGTCGAGGACCGCGCCTATACATTTGTCGCCGAGGCGAACGATCGATCGGGCATGGGCCGCGCCACGCTGGCGCCGCGCGCCGGCATGGCCGCCGAGGTCCCGCCGCTGCGCGAGCGACCGCTCGCGACGATGAAGGACATGGGCATGGGCGACATGTCGGGCGGCGCGATGGCAGGGATGGCCCATTCGGGCGGCGCGATGGCAGGGATGGCCCATTCGGGCGGCGGCGACATGGGCGCGATGCCGATGCCCGCGGGCGATCCCGCCTGCGCCCCCGAACATGCCAAGATGGGTCATTGCACCCCCGCAGGCGAAGGCGGTGCAATGGCGGGCATGGATCATGGATCGGGCGGCATGCAGCACAGCATGCGCGACTTCAGCGTCGCGCCGCAGGTCAAGCGCGATCCCAGCGTCCAGACGATCTCGCCGATGCCGACCGACCGTATGGGCGAACCGGGGCAGGGCCTCGACAATGTCGCGCACAAGGTGCTGACCTATCACGACCTCGTCGCGCTTGAGCGCAATCCCGATGTGCGCGCCGCCTCGCGCTCGCTCGACATCCATCTGACCGGCAATATGGAACGCTTCATGTGGTCGTTCGACGGCGTGAAAATGTCCGACCATCACGAGCCGATCCCGTTCATCGAAGGCGAGCGGGTGCGGATCAACCTGATCAACGATTCGATGATGAGTCACCCGATTCACCTGCACGGGCATTTTTTCGAACTGGTCACGGGCAAGGGCGATCGCTCGCCGCGCAAGCACACCGTGCTCGTCCAGCCGGGCGGCACCGCGAGTTTCGATTTCACCGCCGATGCGCTCGGCGACTGGGCGTTCCACTGCCACCTTCTCTACCATATGCACGCCGGGATGATGCGTGTCGTGAGCGTCCGCCCGAAGGGAGACGCAGCGTGA
- a CDS encoding copper resistance protein B, which yields MIRIAYLLSGIAPLMLAAPAMAQPMDHSMHGSAPAPSPTPAPATQPAPEAPAEGSAEPMDHGAMERMDMAPEASTCAPEHAAMGHCTPEPAASDMGAMDHAVQPASDPDCPPEHAQMGHCTPKGAASEPMAGMEGMQAASSASGTDLPPGDAAAPAPPGDWYADRIYPKAAMDHSRHEMMKENGAQTIAFISFNLAEYQARKGRDGFRWDGEAWYGGDINRLTIKSEGEGVFGEGIEGGEVQALYSRAIGPYFNAQAGVRQDFGPGPDRTYATIGFEGLAPYWFEVEGALFLSTKGDLLGRFEGYYDQRLTQKLILQPMAEFNLAAQDIPESGIGSGLSDVELGLRLRYEVVKEFAPYIGVEWARKVGDTARFARAAGDDPNSVSFVAGVRVWF from the coding sequence GTGATCCGTATCGCCTATCTCCTGTCGGGCATCGCGCCGCTGATGCTCGCAGCCCCCGCCATGGCGCAGCCGATGGACCATTCGATGCACGGGTCCGCGCCCGCGCCCTCGCCCACGCCTGCCCCGGCGACGCAGCCCGCGCCCGAAGCACCCGCTGAAGGGTCGGCGGAGCCGATGGACCATGGCGCGATGGAACGCATGGACATGGCGCCCGAGGCTTCCACCTGCGCACCCGAACATGCGGCGATGGGGCATTGTACGCCCGAGCCGGCGGCGTCCGACATGGGCGCGATGGATCATGCTGTGCAGCCGGCGTCCGATCCCGATTGTCCGCCCGAACATGCCCAAATGGGGCATTGCACCCCGAAGGGCGCAGCATCGGAGCCCATGGCCGGTATGGAAGGCATGCAGGCGGCGAGCAGCGCCAGCGGCACCGACCTGCCGCCGGGCGATGCCGCCGCACCCGCGCCGCCCGGCGACTGGTATGCCGATCGTATCTACCCCAAGGCCGCAATGGACCACTCGCGCCACGAGATGATGAAGGAGAATGGGGCGCAGACCATCGCCTTCATCAGCTTCAATCTCGCCGAATATCAGGCGCGCAAGGGCCGCGATGGTTTCCGCTGGGATGGCGAAGCCTGGTACGGCGGAGATATCAACCGGCTGACCATCAAGAGCGAAGGCGAGGGCGTCTTCGGCGAGGGCATCGAAGGCGGCGAAGTGCAGGCGCTCTACAGCCGCGCCATCGGCCCCTATTTCAATGCCCAGGCCGGTGTCCGGCAGGACTTCGGACCGGGTCCCGATCGCACCTATGCGACGATCGGCTTCGAGGGATTGGCCCCCTATTGGTTCGAAGTCGAGGGGGCTCTCTTCCTTTCGACCAAGGGCGATCTGCTCGGCCGTTTCGAGGGCTATTACGACCAGCGCCTTACCCAGAAGCTGATTCTCCAGCCGATGGCCGAATTCAATCTGGCCGCGCAGGACATTCCCGAGAGCGGCATCGGCTCCGGCCTGTCCGACGTCGAACTCGGGCTTCGTCTGCGGTATGAAGTCGTCAAAGAATTCGCACCCTATATCGGGGTCGAGTGGGCCCGCAAAGTTGGCGATACCGCTCGCTTTGCGCGGGCCGCGGGCGACGATCCGAACAGTGTCAGCTTCGTCGCGGGGGTGCGCGTCTGGTTCTAG
- a CDS encoding DUF305 domain-containing protein, producing the protein MKPAYRSLAWQTLAGGVIMYLVMFVMIDRLSSFYNNLNMLYMTLMMVAPMVVLMVIAMPDMFPDKRRNALLLGGAALAFVGSFAFIRNQTTIDDTAFLRSMIPHHSGAILMCEQASLSDPEVRALCRGIIAGQKQEIDQMKRILERK; encoded by the coding sequence ATGAAACCGGCTTATCGCAGTCTCGCGTGGCAAACGCTCGCCGGCGGCGTCATCATGTATCTGGTGATGTTCGTGATGATCGACCGTCTGTCGAGCTTCTACAACAATCTCAACATGCTCTACATGACGCTGATGATGGTGGCGCCGATGGTCGTCCTGATGGTCATCGCCATGCCCGACATGTTTCCCGACAAGCGCCGCAACGCTCTCCTTCTCGGCGGCGCCGCGCTGGCTTTCGTCGGCAGCTTCGCTTTTATCCGCAACCAGACCACCATCGACGACACGGCTTTCCTGCGATCGATGATCCCGCATCACTCGGGCGCCATCCTCATGTGCGAGCAGGCAAGCCTCTCTGACCCGGAAGTGCGGGCCCTGTGCCGCGGCATCATCGCCGGGCAAAAACAGGAAATCGACCAGATGAAGCGGATTTTGGAGCGGAAATGA